In a genomic window of Oscillatoria salina IIICB1:
- a CDS encoding DNA phosphorothioation-associated putative methyltransferase: MTSTATSVNSDDALNLEDLAALCQASKIGKLLPAALYVHTSAISALHPELQAYEIRARNVADAREEANLVKFSTDKLKISYLFYPDFDTDPHPALQASIQVNLQTLEVGYRDYRTSENPPILHRKETFVTPEYPLYAEFAELTRQEVALGLLDDSRFIGTREEWQQRLYRYRLELCGHRLVCAIDAAPGKIIIERHKAAIARTQLSRPVRLALEADLFPPDSTFFDYGCGHGGDIQRIAEKGNISSGWDPYYRPDAPRTEADIVNIGYVINVIEDPAERREALISAWNLTKKLLIVAAQVLIDDRQRGVVAYGDGVITSRNTFQKYYEQEELKIYIDQVLNVDAIPAGLGIYFIFRDENQAEAFRASRFHSRATTPRIKTPNKSFADYQELLTPLMNFVTKRGRLPVKGELAEEAEIKAEFRSFRRAFDVILQVTDEAEWSEIAEKRRQDLKLYLALASFTKRPKPRSLNPEVKEDFKALFGNYKRACLLADMMLFSLGDLDNIADLCINSPVGKKLRNSLLIHVSALERLDPLLRLYEGCASRTIGRLEDANVIQFHFRKPKISYLVYPDFNTEIHPRLRSKMQISLQNLRVNYQEYDPENPPILHYKYALVTPDYPNYERLAQLTQQEEDWGLLEDLGKVRNLQGWLECLDENYTIIKNYRLSRRKDIDPYTLKVLRARVRTRQDRRRRKNSS, from the coding sequence ATGACTTCAACAGCTACTTCAGTAAACTCTGATGATGCTCTTAACTTAGAGGATCTCGCCGCGTTGTGCCAAGCTAGTAAAATTGGTAAACTTCTCCCTGCTGCTCTCTATGTCCACACTTCAGCTATTTCTGCTCTTCATCCAGAATTGCAAGCTTATGAAATTCGTGCGAGAAATGTTGCTGATGCAAGAGAAGAAGCTAATTTAGTTAAATTTAGTACCGATAAACTGAAAATTAGTTATTTATTTTACCCGGATTTTGATACTGACCCTCATCCAGCTTTACAAGCGAGTATCCAAGTAAATTTACAAACTTTAGAGGTAGGTTATCGCGATTATCGTACCTCAGAAAATCCGCCAATTCTCCATCGCAAGGAAACTTTTGTAACTCCAGAATATCCTTTGTATGCGGAGTTTGCGGAACTTACTCGTCAAGAAGTTGCTCTGGGTTTATTGGATGACTCGCGTTTTATTGGGACTCGTGAAGAATGGCAGCAACGTTTGTACCGCTACAGGTTAGAATTGTGCGGACATCGTTTGGTTTGTGCTATTGATGCTGCACCAGGTAAGATTATTATCGAAAGGCATAAAGCGGCGATCGCGCGCACTCAACTTTCTCGTCCGGTAAGATTAGCATTAGAAGCAGATCTGTTTCCACCTGATTCTACTTTCTTTGACTATGGTTGCGGTCATGGTGGCGATATTCAACGCATTGCAGAAAAAGGTAACATTAGTTCAGGTTGGGACCCTTATTATCGTCCTGATGCACCGCGCACTGAGGCAGATATAGTTAATATTGGCTATGTTATTAATGTAATTGAAGACCCCGCCGAACGTCGCGAAGCTTTAATTTCTGCTTGGAATTTAACCAAAAAACTCTTAATTGTCGCGGCACAAGTTCTCATTGACGATCGCCAGCGCGGAGTGGTAGCTTATGGTGATGGTGTTATTACCAGTCGCAACACTTTCCAAAAATATTACGAACAAGAAGAGTTAAAAATTTATATCGACCAAGTTTTGAATGTCGATGCAATTCCTGCTGGTTTGGGGATTTATTTTATCTTTCGCGATGAAAATCAAGCTGAAGCTTTTCGTGCTTCTCGCTTTCATTCCCGCGCAACAACTCCCAGAATTAAAACTCCTAATAAATCTTTTGCAGATTATCAGGAATTACTGACTCCGTTGATGAATTTTGTTACCAAACGCGGACGACTTCCCGTGAAGGGAGAGTTAGCTGAGGAAGCAGAAATTAAAGCCGAGTTTCGCTCATTTCGTCGTGCTTTTGACGTAATTTTACAAGTAACTGACGAAGCCGAATGGTCAGAAATTGCCGAAAAACGTCGCCAAGACCTTAAACTATATTTAGCCCTTGCTAGTTTCACTAAACGTCCGAAACCCAGAAGTCTCAATCCTGAAGTAAAAGAAGATTTTAAAGCTTTATTCGGTAATTACAAACGTGCTTGTTTGTTAGCGGATATGATGCTTTTTAGTTTGGGCGATCTTGATAATATTGCCGATCTGTGCATCAATAGTCCTGTTGGTAAGAAACTACGGAATTCTCTGTTAATTCATGTTAGCGCTTTAGAAAGACTCGATCCGCTTTTGCGGCTCTACGAGGGCTGTGCGAGTCGCACAATTGGACGTTTAGAAGATGCGAACGTCATTCAATTTCATTTCCGCAAGCCGAAAATTTCTTATCTAGTTTATCCAGATTTTAATACAGAAATTCATCCTAGATTGCGCTCAAAAATGCAAATTAGTTTACAAAATTTGCGCGTCAATTATCAGGAATATGACCCAGAAAATCCCCCAATTTTACATTACAAATATGCTTTAGTAACTCCGGATTATCCTAACTATGAACGATTAGCGCAGTTGACACAGCAAGAAGAAGATTGGGGTTTATTAGAAGATTTAGGAAAAGTGAGGAATTTACAAGGATGGTTAGAATGTTTGGACGAAAATTATACAATTATTAAAAATTATCGACTTTCTCGACGGAAAGATATAGATCCGTATACACTTAAAGTATTACGTGCTAGGGTAAGAACTCGACAAGATCGAAGACGGAGAAAGAATAGTTCGTAG
- a CDS encoding RpnC/YadD family protein — protein sequence MFEYSDLKQTRIYQEAREEGKAEGKAEGKAEGRVEGKAEGRVEGKLECVPRLLAFGLSIEEIAQALELDVEKVRQVATENR from the coding sequence ATGTTTGAATATAGCGATCTTAAACAAACTAGAATTTACCAAGAAGCGCGAGAGGAAGGTAAAGCAGAAGGTAAAGCAGAAGGTAAAGCAGAAGGTCGAGTAGAAGGTAAAGCAGAAGGTCGAGTAGAAGGTAAGTTAGAATGCGTACCTCGGTTATTAGCTTTCGGGTTGAGTATAGAAGAAATTGCTCAAGCTTTAGAGTTAGATGTAGAAAAGGTGCGTCAAGTCGCAACGGAAAATCGGTGA
- a CDS encoding Rpn family recombination-promoting nuclease/putative transposase yields the protein MKTDSIFYQLFQTFPSLLFELIGESPDKADDYQFSSREIKELARRFDGVFLPNTESPNQIIYFLEVQFQPKTDFYWRLFAEIFVYLAQYQPTNDWRAVAIFPSRNIDADVPRQYRWLAQNPPLIKVYLNELEPPANPSLGWGMVQLVIESEETATSEVPQLLAKARQELTDEALKQKVVELIETILVYKLPQLSPQELETMFGFSDLKQTRVYQEAREEGKLESVPRLLALGLSIEQIAQALELDVEKVRQAATGNNQN from the coding sequence GTGAAAACTGATTCTATTTTTTATCAACTTTTTCAAACCTTTCCCAGCTTATTATTTGAACTCATCGGTGAGTCACCAGACAAAGCTGACGATTATCAATTCTCCTCGCGAGAAATCAAAGAACTTGCTCGACGTTTTGATGGAGTCTTTTTACCAAACACTGAGTCTCCTAATCAAATAATTTACTTTCTAGAGGTACAATTTCAACCGAAAACAGATTTTTATTGGCGTTTGTTTGCGGAAATATTTGTCTATTTAGCTCAATATCAACCGACAAATGATTGGCGTGCAGTAGCGATTTTTCCGTCGCGAAATATTGATGCTGACGTACCAAGACAGTATCGCTGGTTAGCGCAAAATCCTCCTTTGATTAAAGTGTATTTGAATGAGTTAGAGCCGCCAGCTAATCCTTCACTTGGATGGGGTATGGTACAGTTAGTTATCGAGTCTGAGGAAACTGCTACCAGTGAAGTGCCGCAACTACTTGCAAAAGCTAGACAAGAGCTAACTGATGAAGCTCTCAAGCAAAAAGTTGTAGAATTAATAGAGACGATTTTGGTTTATAAGTTACCACAATTAAGCCCTCAGGAGTTAGAAACAATGTTTGGCTTTAGCGATCTCAAACAAACTAGAGTTTACCAAGAAGCGCGAGAGGAAGGTAAGTTAGAATCTGTACCTCGGTTATTAGCTTTAGGGTTGAGTATAGAACAAATTGCTCAAGCTTTAGAGTTAGATGTAGAAAAGGTGCGTCAAGCAGCAACGGGAAATAACCAAAATTAG
- a CDS encoding Uma2 family endonuclease — MTNLTINFQSVELTDEQFYQLCLNNRDLRFERNAKGDLIIMSPTGGETGNRNGRLTQQLFNWSDRNGTGIAFDSSGGFKLPNNADRSPDAAWISNQRWQSLTPEQQQKFVPLCPDFVIELRSPTDTLKSLQEKMIEYQENGTRLGWLINRQSRQVEIYRPGENVEILESPTSLSGEDVLPGFVLNLAPIW; from the coding sequence ATGACTAACTTAACTATCAACTTCCAATCAGTAGAACTTACCGACGAACAATTTTATCAGCTATGTCTTAATAACCGCGATCTCAGATTTGAACGCAATGCAAAGGGAGATTTAATTATTATGTCACCTACTGGGGGAGAAACTGGAAATCGGAATGGTAGATTAACACAGCAACTTTTTAACTGGTCAGATCGAAACGGAACTGGAATTGCCTTTGATTCATCGGGAGGATTTAAACTACCAAATAATGCAGATCGTTCCCCAGATGCAGCTTGGATATCCAACCAACGTTGGCAAAGTTTAACACCCGAACAACAACAGAAATTTGTCCCTTTATGTCCGGATTTTGTCATCGAATTACGTTCGCCAACAGATACCTTAAAAAGCTTACAAGAAAAAATGATTGAATACCAAGAAAATGGTACTCGTTTAGGTTGGTTAATTAATCGCCAAAGTCGCCAAGTAGAAATTTATCGACCCGGAGAAAATGTGGAGATTTTAGAATCACCAACCAGTTTATCAGGAGAAGATGTTTTACCTGGTTTTGTCCTCAATTTAGCACCAATTTGGTAA